The nucleotide sequence GAAAGAGCTGAGTAATTAAGTGACGAGACTCTGCTGTGTCATGCTGTAAGATAACTAGGACAAGATCAaggttcattaattattttttttcttattcccAATTATTGGCAAACTGAATAAGGTCCTGTGGGTTCAGCTCCACATTTTCTGGTGTGGTACTTTGTTAAACATTAAACTGGTGTATGCATGGTACTCGAAATAATACTAAGGTGCATGCCCTAAAAGAAAGCACGATTTTTACCTAAATCTAAAATTCAAAGCAATGTGTTATCTAACCTAAATTAACCAAATGTGCATTTACATTGTTTCATCggagttaaatatataaatattcatccATTTTACAAATTGCATGTCCTGTATTATGGTAATGCCTTCCGTACCCTGTATATGGTCATGTGGATGCTGAAGCAAAAAATAAAGGCAAATGAAAATAGAGAACAATTAAAAGCAAATCATTTTCTATCATTACTAGAATGTCTACAGAAATGTAGCAGGTGAAATGTCTTTGCCCAATATGTGTGATATCAGTAGGTTTAATCTCATTATGCTACTCACTTTTCATGTCACATAATATGCAGTCGGCAGCAGTTACAAAGCGATAAGACTTTGCAAACTCAGCTTTCATGGTATGGTTGATCTGAAAAGGGCTTTATCACACATTTGGACTGGTCCtatgactttatttattaaatgataaaatgtcatatttcaaGGATGCAAATGACCCTGCACAGCCTGTGTGATGTGGCAAATATCATGAGACAGTTCTGCAATATCATGCCACAGTGATATCATCCCTGATAACTGAATTTGAATGGAAAAAAAGGTATTAGGGTGACAATGACAAAGCATGTTGTACCATTATGAACTCTCAGTCTGTCAGCAAATGTAAATGACAAAGACTTGACACTGAGCTGTGTTTCTGTGACTCAGCAAATTCTCATATATGCCATATTATGGAACATGTGAGTATGTTTGTTATTTGATCAGCTGCCTGGAGACCAGGTGTGTAACCTTCAATTTTACACCTGCCATAACCTTTTTCAGTTTAGTAACACCAGGTAACCAAAATTCCATCTAGTTCCATTATATTATCCTAATTTAAACAGAATATTCACCatattgttcatttcattttgttctttaaaataaaaaatgaccaaCAAACACCAAAGGCTGCAAATAGGGTTAACACTGGAATGACAAAAGCTGAAAGCTACTTTACAAAACCATATACTGTACTATAACAGAACACAAACTGCAGTTTAGTAATAGCCCTTTACTGTCTTAAAGAGAcatgtaacaaacaaatctccatattcatcgggaagaaggaggcgggaaccggcgcacaatcaaaaactcattttaataatcaaaagtaaatacaaaacggcgcaccagcccctcacggacgactggtgcgcataaataaaaagcacacacattaaaataacgtcccaggcctggtcctctctcgtccttcacggtcgtcactccagttttatatccttccatctcctacgtgggactcgatactagcggtggggctcaggtgtagctcatctccaatcactacacctggcctcactcctcgttcccacgcctctcggccccgccccactcgccacatacccccatcgcccctcgcaggccgggggtactcccgagactgcgctctacccccccccccccttccctccgggggagaccgctcacggggacctgcgggaacctgggggtaggacagacgaggcgagagaaaaggagatggaaggaggagcgacagggacgagagaggggagagaggaagaaaaaaaaaaaaaaaaaaaaaaaaaaaaaatccggttcccagacgcactgctgctcggccctccaccggctgggtgatctcctccacggtgcccggcggtggcactggacggccctcggcggacggcacgacactcctccgccgcccggtggacggcgacggctcctccgattatgggcagcggcaggagtcccccgttccctgcccctccggattccgtcacggaggcggcaggctccggccccctggcgaacggcgccgactcctccgctccctcacggacggcagccgcccctccttgtcgtgggcggtcggcagcgagctcgcccgtccccggcaactcgctccagcccaccgcctcgagcgtccatggcggcacacacctcgccagctcgagggcaccgcggattcaccacagcggcgagggatcttcagcagcgcgtccctccttctcccgggtttcggcaccactgtaacaaacaaatctccatattcatcgggaagaaggaggcgggaaccggcgcacaatcaaaaactcattttaataatcaaaagtaaatacaaaacggcgcaccagcccctcacggacgactggtgcgcataaataaaaagcacacacattaaaataacgtcccaggcctggtcctctctcgtccttcacggtcgtcactccagttttatatccttccatctcctacgtgggactcgatactagcggtggggctcaggtgtagctcatctccaatcactacacctggcctcactcctcgttcccacgcctctcggccccgccccactcgccacaagacaattctgtcattatttactaaaaaacaataaaaatatttttttttgtcatagacGTTTGTATgacatgagggtgtgtgtgtgtgtgtgtgtgagagagagagagagagagagagagagagctatccATTTGATAATAATTGTAAAAGCTGATTTTGTTCAGGAAATACTGTATATTGCAATAcactaattttattatatttttcagaatCACATCAAACATAATTGTCATTCTGTGAGAGCATCACATAACTGGCAATGAAAATGATATATCAAGTATAGAGAATAAAACCAGTTTAGTAGGAATGGGTAAGTATTGAACACTAACCAATCCATTCCACCAATCAAACAATCAAGCACAATGCCACACAACTACAGTCTGCAAAAACTGTATCtacattattaatttttgttGACACCTGAAACTGGACAGTGAATTTCTAGATCCCAGTGTGCTGTGTGTTGGACTGGCAGGGTAAATGATCAAATGTTGTTAAGTCCtagtatttttgtagaaactcgttttccattttaataaagtatttaagaacttacaggtgcatctcaataaattacaatgtcgcggaaaagttcatttatttcagtgattcaactcaagttgtgaaactcgtgtattaaataaatttagttcaCAGAGACTGGTGTAGTTTGcgtctttgattcttttaattgtgatgattttggctcacattttacataaacccaccaattcactatctcaaccaattagaatatggtatagaatatagaatatggaactacttcagtctgtgtgcatttaatttatttaatacaagtttcacaatttgagttgcaatgttgagtactcgagacccGGACTCGGTCTTgaactcggtctcgagaccgtattgtaatggtcttggtcttgtcatggacttgTGTGCATTTTGAGTCTGTATTGACTCGGACTCTAACATATTAGGAATTGGATCTGACTTATTCAGAGTCCACTCAAGTCCcaatctaaatattttattattataactgtatgttaatatttctttaaattgatgtatgattgacacgtTCAATGATTGGTGATTTTCTTGTGACGGGAGATGTTAGCGTAACATCAGTGCAGAGGCAGAAGGACTCAGGTCAGGATGTCTCATGAACTATGGGAACACATTAACTTTTTAAAGCGTCTGTTACATCATCTATTATTCAGTTTGCATATAAGAGCCAGAAAGAGTTTGTGTgtaactctaaaaaaaaaaaaagaaacattgtgATATGTGGCCTTTTTACCCTTAactgataatattttttaaacctatatcacgtaaataaaatacattgtacatgtcatgttatattttatatgctGTATGAGTATGGTGCCAATTTTTTGTTTTCagcaaacattttacatattcttaaagatttctttaggtcttgtctcagacccaatctctctgttCTTgttcttgactcggactcaaacCTCTCTAAACTCAACTCGAATGAGCCGGTCAACTACAACACtaagctgaattactgaaataacaaTTTacccacaacattttaatttattaaaatgcaccTGTATATAATTCCGAGCAAAGTTTTGTGCACTATTTTGTGAAATAGCTGACACTACAGCTGAGATTAGCGACTGAAGGCCAATAATCtgcaaacccaattccaaaaaagttgggacactgtacaaattgtgagtaaaaaaaggaatgaaataatttacaaatatcgtaaacttatattttattaacaatagaatatagataacatatcacatgttgaaagtgagacattttgaaatgtcataccaaatattggctcattttggatttcatgagctACACTTTCCAAAGGTatcaataagaggctggaaaagttaaatgtacatataaggaacagctggaggaccaatttgcaacttattaggtcaattggtaACTTGAtttggtataaaaagagcctctcaaagtggcagtgtctctcagaagtcaagatgggcagaggatcaccaattcccccaatgctgcggcgaaaaatagtggagcaatatcagaaaggagtttctcagagaaaaattgcagagAGTtttaagttatcatcatctacagtgcataatatcatccaaagattcagagaatctggaacaatctctgtgtgtaagggtcaaggccggaaaaccatactggattccCGTGATCTTCgggacggcactgcatcacatacaggaatgctactgtaatggaaatcacaatatgggctcaggaatacttccagaaaacattgtcaatgaacacaatccaccgtgctattcactgttgccggctaaaactctatagctCAAAAAGAAGCCACATCTAAACACAATCCATAAGCGCAGGCGTTTGCTCTGGGaaaagactcatttaaaatgaactgtggcAGAGTGGAAAActtttctgtggtcagacgaatcaaaatttgaaattatttttagaaaactgggacgccatgtcatctggacGAAAGAGGACAAGGAcgacccaagttgttatcagcgcccAGTTCAGAAGCCtccatctctgatggtatgggggtTGCATGAGTCCGTGTGGCTTGGGAAGCTTAGACATCTGGAAAGGTACCATCAatactgaaaggtatatccaagttctagaacaacatatgctccaatccagacgtcgtctctttcagggaagaccttgcattttccaacatgacaatgccagaccacatactgcatcaattacaacatcatggctgcgtagaagaaggagcCGGgtctgaaatggccagcctgcagtccagatctttcacccatagaaaacatttggcgcatcataaagaggaagatgcgacaaagaagacctaagacagttgagcaactagaagcctgtattagaaaaGATTAGGACAaaattcctattcctaaacttgagcaacttgtcttaTCAGTCCCCAGACGagtgcagactgttataaaaagaagaggggatgatACATAGTGGTAAACCGGTCCTTGtctcaacttttttgagatgtgttgattccaagaaatttaaaatcaacttatttttcccttaaaattataaatgttatccATCTAAACATTGAATgtaatctatgttgtattctggataaaatatttaaatttgaaacgtccacatcattgcattttatttttattcacaatttgtagtgtcccaacttttttggaatcgggtttataAATTCTATCCATAGGCCTATTAaatttttcatataataataatgtttaagaaATTATACCGCATATAAGTGTATTCAGTACTTTAGGAAAGCTTTAGTAACAAACTATCCGCTGCACACTGATTGAACGGGGTTGAGTCTGGTCAGTACCCATAAAATTGAAATCCTGAGGGAAACAGAGGTTGCTGTTGGAAGACATCATTGAGCTTGAGGTCAGCAGGAGAGCTCATCTTGTTGTCAGTGCAGATCCTAATGTTTCTGTATAGTGACAATAACACTAAAGACATGACATCATGCCTTTCTGTGTTCAGTGTAAACCAAAGGGTCTTCCTCAAACAGATTTGGGGTACGTGTAAAACTAAAGGCCTAATATATAATCATCAACTGCATGGTCTGTATTagtcatattaaacaaataattagaTTTTCCCTTCTGCATACGCTCCTGTAGTAGTAAGTGTTGTTATCAATCGGAAGGTCAGTCAATATGCAGTGCATAGTTTGGGCACCAGACGCCACACGGTCTTACATATAGTTTAATCATTACCTTTTTCTAGGACCGAGAGAATAAATcattaacagcaaaaaaaaaaaaatgttcaaatattactgttgtaCTCACTAACCTCTGACACACCGGATTGTTGAAAACAAAGAAACCAGTCAGTCATTCCAGCCAAAAATGTTTATTCATCTAATTCACTTGGTTAAAACCAATTAATgtacattaaacacaaaagcaTCAGCTTGAGGAATAAAAATCACAATACGACCAATCAAAAGAGCTAAATgcctctaaatgttttttttttctgcatacaGTATAGTTGGAAGCTTTGTAGCATGTAGATGATCTGAGGGCTGTATTTAGCTGCTGCCTCCATCCAGGGTGTGCTTGTCAAACAGGTACTCTGCCATCCTGTTGTTGCCAGCATCCATCTTGGAAAGGTTGGTGATGTGGTCACCAAGTTTCTTGATGGCCTCAACCTGCTCATTCAGGTAGTGAGTCTCCAGGAAGTCACACAGCTGTTGGACAAGACAATATAGGAGATGTTAGGATGCGAAATTCTCAGGActgaatgaaactgctttaaagagaCATGTATATGCAGGCAGATTTAGAGTCTCGACTTCAACAATGAGGGTCACTCACATGAGGGTCTCCCTTCCCAGAGGCGACCTTATGCAGATCCAGCAGAGCCTGGTTGACGTTCTTCTCCAGCTGAAGAGCGGCTTGCATAGCAGTCAGTCCATTGTCCCACACATCACGATCAGGTTTCTGAAGACAAAGAGATACACGTCAGTGAGCACGTGATGGCCCTCCCCCTTCAATTAAAATGGACTCTTGCAAATATGCATAGATCTAGAGCCAGATTTGCACATCAAATTTCAAATGCAATTACCTTTACATCCTGAAGCATGATGCGTCCCCCTCTCTTGTTCTGGAACTCCATGAACTTCTCAGCATGCTCGCGCTCCTCCTCGCTGTTCTCCTTGAAGAACTTGGCAAAACCAGGAAGGGCGACATCATCCCGTTTGAAGTAGTGAGCCTGTGAGGAACAAATTCATCaaggaaaatattaaaaacacctATAGTCGCGCTCGTTCAACGCCTCTGAGTTGCATAACGTTATACTgtcgcaacaacaacaacaacaaaaaaaaaatattcaaaacacgTTTTAgcatatggagaaaaaaaaaagaagatacttGCCATGGAGGTGTAGGTGTATCCAGCGTAAAGCTCCAAGTTGATCATCTTGTTGA is from Carassius auratus strain Wakin chromosome 28, ASM336829v1, whole genome shotgun sequence and encodes:
- the LOC113047218 gene encoding ferritin, middle subunit-like, giving the protein MDSQIRQNYDRDCEALINKMINLELYAGYTYTSMAHYFKRDDVALPGFAKFFKENSEEEREHAEKFMEFQNKRGGRIMLQDVKKPDRDVWDNGLTAMQAALQLEKNVNQALLDLHKVASGKGDPHLCDFLETHYLNEQVEAIKKLGDHITNLSKMDAGNNRMAEYLFDKHTLDGGSS